The following coding sequences are from one Hydrogenobacter hydrogenophilus window:
- the lepA gene encoding translation elongation factor 4, whose protein sequence is MELIRNFSIIAHVDHGKSTLADRLLEYTGSVSRRELKDQMLDTLEIERERGITIKLQAVKMFYRAEDGNTYTLHLIDTPGHVDFSYEVSRALAACEGAILLVDATQGIEAQTVANFWKAVEQDLVILPVINKIDLPSADPERVKKQIEDILGLPSEDVLLISAKEGIGIKQVLEAIVKRIPPPKGNAQAPLKALIFDSYYDPYRGAVAFVRVFDGEVKPGMRIRLFSTGKEFEVTEVGAQTPKMTKFEKLSAGEVGYIAASIKDVRDIKIGDTITDAKNPASSPVPGFRPAKPMVYAGIYPSEGYTYEELRDALEKYSINDAAIQYEPETSPALGLGFRVGFLGLLHMEIVQERLEREYGVSIITTAPSVVYRVRLKNGEIKEIRNPSELPENWGYIDAIEEPFVLITIITPKDYVGNIMSLCQEKRGIQKKFVYLDPNTVMLEYEMPLSEVIMDFHDKIKGVSKGYASYDYEFLGFREEDLVKLNVFINNEPVDALSFIVHRDKAYRRARQLVEKLKEVIPRQLFEVKVQAGIGNKIIASERIPPLRANVTAKCYGGDITRKKKLLEKQKEGKKRLKQFGKVELPQEAFLTVLKVE, encoded by the coding sequence ATGGAGCTCATAAGAAACTTCTCCATAATAGCGCATGTAGATCATGGCAAATCTACCCTTGCGGACAGACTTCTTGAATACACTGGGAGCGTCTCAAGGCGAGAGCTAAAAGATCAGATGTTAGACACCTTAGAGATAGAAAGGGAAAGAGGTATAACCATTAAACTTCAGGCGGTTAAGATGTTCTACAGGGCAGAAGATGGAAATACTTATACTCTACACCTTATAGACACACCGGGACACGTGGATTTCTCTTATGAGGTTTCAAGGGCTCTTGCTGCGTGTGAAGGGGCTATACTCTTAGTAGATGCAACGCAAGGAATAGAGGCTCAAACAGTAGCTAACTTTTGGAAGGCTGTAGAACAAGATTTGGTGATCCTGCCAGTAATAAACAAGATTGACCTGCCTTCTGCGGACCCAGAAAGGGTTAAAAAACAGATAGAGGACATACTGGGTCTTCCCTCAGAAGATGTCCTTCTTATATCCGCAAAGGAAGGCATAGGCATAAAGCAAGTGCTTGAAGCCATAGTCAAGCGCATACCACCACCAAAAGGAAATGCTCAAGCTCCTCTGAAGGCTCTTATCTTTGACTCTTACTATGACCCTTATAGAGGTGCGGTAGCCTTTGTGAGGGTCTTTGACGGTGAGGTAAAACCCGGTATGCGCATAAGACTCTTCTCTACAGGCAAGGAGTTTGAGGTAACAGAGGTTGGAGCGCAAACTCCCAAGATGACCAAGTTTGAGAAACTCAGCGCAGGTGAGGTGGGATACATAGCTGCATCCATAAAGGATGTGAGAGACATAAAGATAGGGGATACCATAACAGACGCAAAAAATCCCGCAAGCAGTCCAGTGCCTGGCTTTAGACCTGCTAAACCCATGGTTTATGCAGGTATATATCCTTCAGAGGGATACACTTACGAAGAGTTAAGAGATGCTCTTGAAAAGTACTCTATAAACGATGCTGCCATTCAGTACGAACCCGAAACATCACCAGCCTTAGGGCTCGGTTTTAGGGTCGGCTTCTTGGGACTTTTGCACATGGAGATAGTCCAAGAGAGATTAGAGAGGGAATACGGAGTTAGTATCATCACCACAGCACCCAGCGTGGTCTACAGGGTAAGACTAAAAAATGGAGAAATAAAGGAGATAAGGAATCCTTCGGAACTTCCCGAGAATTGGGGTTATATTGATGCCATAGAAGAGCCTTTTGTGCTGATCACTATAATCACACCTAAAGACTATGTGGGAAATATTATGAGTCTGTGTCAGGAAAAGCGAGGTATCCAAAAGAAGTTTGTATACCTTGATCCCAACACGGTCATGCTTGAGTACGAAATGCCCCTTAGTGAGGTCATTATGGACTTTCACGATAAGATTAAGGGTGTTTCAAAGGGTTATGCATCTTACGATTATGAGTTTTTAGGCTTCAGAGAGGAAGACCTTGTAAAACTAAACGTGTTTATAAACAATGAACCCGTAGACGCGCTTTCTTTCATAGTTCACAGAGATAAAGCTTACAGAAGGGCAAGACAGTTGGTAGAAAAACTCAAGGAAGTGATCCCAAGGCAACTCTTTGAGGTCAAAGTTCAAGCAGGTATAGGCAACAAGATCATAGCCTCAGAAAGAATACCTCCATTGAGAGCAAATGTCACAGCAAAGTGCTACGGTGGAGACATCACAAGGAAGAAAAAGCTTTTAGAAAAGCAAAAGGAAGGGAAAAAGAGATTAAAGCAGTTTGGAAAGGTGGAACTTCCCCAAGAAGCCTTTCTAACGGTGCTAAAGGTAGAGTGA
- a CDS encoding 5-formyltetrahydrofolate cyclo-ligase: MKLLKKSELRKEFLNKRDTLTEEERSIYSEKIKAKLKSLKEFKEAKNILLYCPIRKEPDLTSLIWESLSLKKRVLLPKVEGQELKLYSITSQEQIKPGSFCIPEPMGGKEFSPYEVELAIVPGVVFDERGYRIGFGRGYYDRLLQKIMGVKIGVAYSFQVVQEIPTDEWDQPVDVLVTESYILKGGKRYEC; the protein is encoded by the coding sequence ATGAAGTTGCTAAAAAAGAGCGAGCTAAGAAAGGAATTTTTAAATAAAAGAGATACCCTCACCGAGGAAGAAAGAAGTATATACTCGGAAAAGATAAAGGCTAAGCTCAAAAGCCTCAAAGAGTTCAAGGAAGCTAAAAATATCCTACTTTACTGCCCTATAAGGAAAGAGCCGGATCTCACTTCTCTCATATGGGAGTCTCTCTCTCTTAAAAAGCGAGTTCTTCTTCCCAAGGTGGAAGGACAAGAGCTAAAACTCTATAGCATTACAAGTCAAGAACAGATAAAGCCCGGATCTTTTTGCATACCAGAACCAATGGGAGGAAAAGAGTTTTCCCCTTATGAGGTAGAGCTTGCCATAGTGCCCGGAGTGGTCTTTGACGAAAGAGGATACAGAATAGGCTTTGGCAGAGGTTATTACGACAGACTTCTTCAAAAGATAATGGGGGTAAAGATTGGAGTAGCTTACAGTTTTCAAGTGGTGCAAGAGATACCTACAGACGAATGGGACCAGCCTGTAGATGTGCTGGTCACCGAATCATACATCTTAAAAGGAGGTAAAAGGTATGAGTGCTGA
- the pheT gene encoding phenylalanine--tRNA ligase subunit beta yields the protein MRFPYTWLSEFIDISDIPPEDIARELTLRSVETSLHKFHVDMDGVVFGKVVDVRPHPTRQNLVVCQIDIGGHYYPKVITADKSVKAGDGVIVALPNAKVGNMCVSKRDFDGVVSEGMLLSTQELGLESHSDGVLKVQEDFKPGTSAYDLLGFGEYVFEIEITPNRGDMLSVRGVARDLCAIFRKDLKEEKAVSFEDFGDIDVQILDPDCKRYRGALIEGVSVKPSPLWLRKRLWQCGLRTINNIVDITNYIMLRDGQPLHAFDADTLKGGIRVRKARQGEKVLTLMGTQKELTEENLVIADEEKAIAIAGVIGLENTAVSSKTKRILLESAYFEPYRIRKSSKLLSVQTDSSYRFERSIDIEGVKRYQDKAIELILDIAGGKLVALRDVYPVPYEPKSIFLSLEKYRRYAGEHMDRREVSDILNRLCIPNKPLRCGIEVNVPSHRSFDIQTDVDIIEEVLRIKGYDSLDAQVMKLPSVPFEKDERFDKVRCLLKSRGLFEVISFSFEDLTLYELLGIEKPSVEISNPLVKSQAYMRTSLIPSLIKACLHNQRQHNYHMALFELGRVYFSNREEDRLGILLVGTQRLYPQENYTPYHALSLFLDVGRLFGISFETNLSSYSFLHPKLQVELLHKGEKFGFLGQLNPRITQILGIKGDVFVGELKMALIKESKKRYKPFSKFPPVIRDLSLVIDKDTPVDKLIFHMKDMLKEKLEEVKVFSIYTGSDVGEGKKSVSFRLIFRSFEGTMSDEEANSAVKALVSSLEESFGAKLR from the coding sequence ATGAGATTCCCTTACACTTGGCTCTCTGAGTTCATAGACATAAGCGACATTCCTCCAGAGGACATAGCTCGTGAGCTTACTCTAAGAAGTGTGGAAACAAGCCTACATAAATTTCATGTGGATATGGATGGTGTGGTTTTTGGCAAAGTAGTTGATGTAAGACCACACCCAACAAGACAAAACCTTGTGGTTTGCCAGATAGACATAGGTGGGCATTACTATCCCAAGGTGATCACTGCAGACAAAAGCGTAAAAGCAGGAGACGGTGTTATTGTGGCACTTCCTAATGCAAAAGTTGGAAACATGTGCGTAAGCAAGAGGGATTTTGATGGTGTTGTTTCCGAAGGTATGCTACTTTCTACACAGGAGCTTGGGCTTGAGTCCCATTCAGATGGTGTGCTTAAGGTGCAGGAAGATTTTAAGCCCGGCACATCCGCTTATGACCTTCTTGGCTTTGGTGAATATGTCTTTGAGATAGAGATCACTCCCAACAGGGGTGATATGCTTAGTGTAAGGGGGGTGGCAAGAGACCTGTGTGCCATATTTAGAAAAGACCTAAAGGAGGAAAAGGCGGTAAGTTTTGAAGACTTTGGAGACATAGATGTGCAGATACTTGACCCAGACTGCAAAAGATACAGAGGAGCTCTCATAGAAGGTGTTTCTGTCAAACCATCACCTCTTTGGTTAAGAAAAAGGTTGTGGCAATGCGGTCTTAGAACCATCAATAACATAGTGGATATAACCAACTACATTATGTTGCGCGACGGACAACCTCTTCACGCTTTTGACGCAGATACCCTAAAAGGCGGTATAAGGGTAAGGAAAGCAAGGCAGGGTGAGAAGGTACTTACACTTATGGGTACTCAGAAGGAACTCACAGAGGAGAACCTGGTCATAGCGGATGAAGAGAAGGCTATAGCCATAGCGGGAGTAATAGGTCTTGAAAATACCGCAGTAAGCAGTAAGACCAAAAGAATCCTCTTAGAGTCTGCTTACTTTGAGCCTTACAGGATAAGAAAGTCTTCTAAATTACTAAGCGTTCAAACAGACAGCTCCTACAGGTTTGAAAGAAGCATAGACATAGAGGGTGTAAAAAGGTATCAGGATAAAGCCATAGAGCTTATCCTTGATATAGCAGGAGGCAAGTTAGTTGCCCTAAGAGATGTGTATCCTGTACCTTACGAACCCAAAAGCATCTTTTTGAGCTTAGAAAAGTACAGAAGGTATGCTGGTGAGCATATGGACAGAAGGGAAGTATCGGACATACTAAACAGACTGTGCATTCCCAACAAGCCTCTCAGATGTGGTATTGAAGTTAACGTGCCTTCCCACAGGAGCTTTGACATACAAACAGATGTAGACATAATAGAAGAAGTTCTAAGGATAAAAGGATACGACAGTTTAGATGCCCAAGTTATGAAACTTCCGTCCGTGCCCTTTGAGAAAGATGAGCGCTTTGACAAGGTAAGGTGCTTACTCAAAAGCAGGGGACTCTTTGAGGTCATATCCTTCTCCTTTGAGGATTTAACTTTGTATGAGCTTTTGGGAATTGAAAAGCCCAGTGTAGAAATAAGCAATCCCCTCGTAAAGAGCCAAGCCTACATGAGAACATCTCTTATACCTTCTCTAATAAAGGCATGCTTGCACAATCAAAGACAGCATAACTACCATATGGCTCTTTTTGAGTTAGGAAGAGTTTATTTCTCTAACAGAGAAGAAGATAGGTTAGGCATTCTTCTTGTAGGGACTCAGAGGCTTTATCCACAAGAAAACTACACTCCCTATCACGCTCTTAGTCTCTTTCTTGATGTGGGTAGGCTTTTTGGCATTAGTTTTGAAACAAACTTATCCTCTTACTCCTTCTTACATCCAAAACTGCAGGTGGAACTTCTCCATAAGGGTGAAAAATTCGGCTTTTTAGGACAGCTAAACCCCAGAATAACTCAAATCCTTGGTATAAAAGGCGATGTGTTTGTTGGAGAGCTAAAAATGGCACTTATTAAGGAAAGTAAAAAAAGATACAAACCTTTCTCCAAGTTTCCACCAGTCATAAGGGACCTTTCACTGGTTATAGACAAAGACACCCCTGTGGATAAATTAATATTCCATATGAAGGACATGCTCAAAGAGAAGTTGGAAGAAGTGAAAGTTTTTAGTATTTACACAGGCTCAGATGTTGGGGAAGGCAAGAAAAGTGTGAGTTTTAGGTTGATATTCAGAAGCTTTGAAGGTACCATGTCCGATGAGGAGGCTAACAGTGCTGTAAAAGCATTGGTTAGCTCCCTTGAGGAAAGTTTTGGTGCGAAACTTAGATAG
- the rny gene encoding ribonuclease Y has product MSAEVLLVLFIVVLLSGGVGFLVSKLLGKSQQKEMPQVDIQRVEMEARQIVQRAQAEAERILSIAKEEAEKYIRLSKEEAQSILARAKGEAEKIKEELENRRKEVEEEIREKRAQIQKLEQSLMQKEHQLERRLEVLERREEELYRREKDIRDAEKQLEKLQKEAEERLSSIYQKEKEIESLIQKEMLELQRIASMSMEEARAEILKRAEEEAKIEAIKIFKRIEEETRERAEFEAKKVITTAIQRLSPEIAINYTTTTVELPSNEFKGRIIGREGRNIRTFELLTGVDLIIDDTPDVVTISSFDPLRREIAKEALQILIEDGRIHPARIEEVVNQVKKEMDDKIRKMGEETCVELGLYDINPGLYYYIGKLYFRTSYSQNVLLHSKEVAYLAGLMAEELGLDAKMARRAGLLHDIGKSISHELGGSHTDIGIELCKKYGEPDPVLNAIRAHHNEEPVRYPEVALVCAADALSAARPGARRESLETYLKRLEKLESIVKSFKGVANAYAVQAGREVRIIVNPEEISDEEAYMLSKEIARKIEEEMEYPGQIKVVVIRETRHVEYAK; this is encoded by the coding sequence ATGAGTGCTGAAGTGTTGTTAGTCTTATTTATAGTGGTTTTACTCTCTGGTGGGGTAGGATTTTTGGTTTCAAAACTGTTGGGAAAAAGCCAGCAAAAAGAGATGCCTCAGGTAGATATACAGAGAGTGGAAATGGAAGCCAGGCAGATAGTTCAAAGAGCTCAAGCAGAAGCGGAAAGAATTCTCAGTATAGCTAAGGAAGAGGCAGAAAAATACATAAGACTCTCCAAAGAAGAAGCCCAGAGCATACTTGCAAGAGCCAAAGGAGAAGCAGAAAAAATAAAAGAGGAACTGGAAAACAGACGGAAGGAGGTAGAAGAGGAGATCAGGGAAAAAAGGGCGCAGATCCAGAAATTAGAGCAAAGCCTTATGCAGAAGGAACACCAACTTGAGAGGCGTCTTGAGGTTTTGGAAAGAAGAGAAGAAGAGCTATACAGAAGAGAAAAGGACATAAGAGACGCAGAAAAACAGCTTGAAAAACTTCAAAAAGAGGCAGAAGAAAGACTAAGCAGCATTTACCAAAAAGAAAAAGAGATAGAGTCTTTGATTCAGAAGGAAATGCTTGAGCTACAGAGAATAGCATCCATGAGTATGGAGGAAGCAAGAGCGGAAATTCTCAAGAGAGCAGAAGAAGAAGCCAAGATAGAAGCTATAAAGATATTCAAACGAATAGAGGAAGAAACAAGAGAGAGAGCAGAGTTTGAAGCCAAAAAAGTCATAACCACAGCCATACAGAGATTATCACCAGAAATAGCCATAAACTACACAACAACCACAGTAGAACTTCCCAGCAACGAGTTTAAAGGTAGGATCATAGGAAGGGAGGGTAGAAACATAAGAACCTTTGAGCTTTTAACAGGTGTGGACCTTATAATAGATGACACACCTGATGTAGTAACCATATCGTCCTTTGATCCCCTAAGGAGAGAGATAGCCAAAGAAGCTTTGCAGATACTCATAGAAGATGGAAGAATACACCCTGCGCGTATAGAAGAGGTAGTAAATCAAGTCAAGAAAGAGATGGATGATAAGATAAGAAAGATGGGAGAAGAAACTTGTGTTGAGCTTGGACTCTACGACATAAATCCCGGTCTATACTACTACATAGGAAAGCTGTACTTTAGGACAAGCTACTCTCAGAATGTTCTTTTACACTCCAAAGAGGTAGCATACCTTGCAGGACTTATGGCTGAGGAGTTGGGGCTTGATGCCAAGATGGCAAGAAGGGCAGGACTTTTACACGACATAGGCAAGTCCATATCCCACGAGCTTGGTGGATCTCACACAGACATAGGTATAGAGCTTTGCAAAAAGTACGGAGAACCTGACCCAGTGCTAAACGCCATAAGGGCTCATCACAACGAAGAGCCAGTGAGATATCCAGAAGTTGCTCTTGTTTGCGCAGCAGATGCCCTATCAGCAGCAAGGCCTGGTGCAAGAAGGGAAAGCTTGGAAACCTATCTTAAAAGACTTGAAAAGCTTGAAAGCATAGTAAAGTCCTTCAAAGGTGTAGCCAACGCCTATGCGGTGCAGGCAGGTAGAGAAGTGAGGATCATAGTAAATCCTGAAGAGATAAGCGATGAGGAAGCCTACATGCTTTCAAAAGAAATAGCAAGAAAGATAGAGGAAGAGATGGAGTACCCAGGACAGATAAAGGTAGTGGTTATAAGGGAGACAAGACATGTGGAATACGCCAAGTGA
- the trpB gene encoding tryptophan synthase subunit beta: MHGYFGKFGGRFVPETLMYALEELESQYEEIKSDKSFWEELNYYLRTYAGRPTPLYFAKNLTEYAGGAKIYIKREDLLHTGAHKINNTLGQALLTKRMGKRRVIAETGAGQHGVATATACALLGLDCTVYMGEEDAKRQELNVFRMKLLGAKVQVVKSGSKTLKDAINEALRDWVSHVETTHYIIGSVVGPHPFPTIVRDFQKVIGEEAKEQILKAEGRLPDVVIACVGGGSNAMGIFYPFVEDTEVRLIGVEAGGLGLSSGKHAASINGGSVGVLHGMKSYFLQDEEGQIMPTHSVSAGLDYPGVGPEHAYLFETKRAQYVYATDEEALEGFKLLSKLEGIIPALEPAHAVLKAVQVAKELGKDGIVLLNLSGRGDKDMYHVMNLLKRSPSEED; the protein is encoded by the coding sequence ATGCACGGATACTTTGGAAAGTTTGGTGGTAGGTTCGTTCCAGAAACCCTCATGTACGCTCTTGAGGAGCTTGAAAGTCAATACGAAGAGATAAAGTCAGATAAGAGCTTTTGGGAAGAGCTAAACTATTACCTCAGGACTTACGCAGGCAGACCTACACCCTTATACTTTGCTAAAAACCTAACTGAATATGCAGGTGGCGCCAAGATATACATAAAGAGGGAGGACCTTTTGCACACGGGTGCTCACAAGATAAACAACACCTTAGGACAAGCTTTACTTACCAAAAGGATGGGCAAAAGGAGAGTGATAGCGGAAACGGGAGCTGGTCAGCACGGTGTGGCTACCGCCACCGCCTGCGCTCTTTTGGGACTTGACTGCACCGTTTATATGGGAGAAGAGGATGCAAAGAGACAAGAACTCAATGTCTTTAGAATGAAGCTCTTGGGTGCAAAAGTTCAAGTGGTAAAAAGTGGAAGTAAAACCCTAAAAGATGCCATAAACGAAGCTCTAAGAGACTGGGTTTCCCATGTGGAGACTACACATTACATAATAGGTTCTGTAGTGGGACCTCATCCTTTTCCTACCATAGTGAGAGACTTTCAGAAAGTAATAGGTGAGGAGGCAAAAGAGCAAATACTTAAGGCAGAAGGTAGGCTACCTGATGTGGTGATTGCATGCGTAGGGGGAGGTTCAAACGCTATGGGGATATTCTACCCTTTTGTTGAAGATACAGAAGTTAGATTAATAGGTGTGGAAGCTGGAGGATTGGGGCTGAGCAGTGGCAAACATGCTGCTTCAATAAATGGTGGAAGCGTAGGAGTTCTTCACGGTATGAAGTCTTACTTTCTGCAAGATGAAGAAGGACAGATCATGCCTACACATTCTGTATCTGCAGGTCTTGATTATCCGGGTGTTGGTCCAGAACATGCCTACCTTTTTGAGACCAAAAGGGCTCAGTATGTGTATGCCACTGACGAAGAAGCCTTAGAAGGTTTTAAGCTCCTCTCCAAGCTTGAAGGTATAATACCTGCCTTAGAGCCTGCTCACGCAGTATTGAAAGCGGTTCAAGTTGCCAAAGAGTTAGGTAAAGACGGTATTGTGCTTTTGAACCTCTCAGGAAGAGGAGACAAAGATATGTATCATGTTATGAATTTGCTCAAAAGATCTCCAAGCGAAGAGGACTAA
- the mutS gene encoding DNA mismatch repair protein MutS → MWNTPSDDDLTPMLSQYHHFKRLYPDCLLLFRLGDFYELFYEDAHIGSKELGLVLTSRPSGKGRERIPMCGVPYHSSSTYINRLVSKGYKVAICEQLEDASQAKGIVKRDVIRVITPGTYFEKELSGLVCVYNKGKKYFCAYLNPSTGEFVAGAFSKEQAYEFMCKFSPKEVLLKKGTDFEFEKLIKAYRTELDEDYFTEGLRVLFKDFNVYNSKALGFESQEELIPCGGAYLYLKNTQKSFTPFVKKPRPYADEGYVRIDYRARRGLELLESYEGREDISLFSVINRTLTGMGKRRLKFHILHPFRSKERILKMQSAVEELINRRELLLQIREILEDMPDLERLTSKISGNLATPKDFVLLKKALFLLADLREKLMNVGFSSEVLKEQLQDMEDLRDIALDIDTTLVDDPPLHLKEGGLIKDGVHPELDHLRDILRNSEKLVKEYEEKLRKETNIQSLKIGYNRVMGFYIEVTKPNLKHVPKYFKRRQTLSNSERFITDELSLMEEKILSAQTRIKDLEYEIFLELKERVLSKVENIAKSAQAIGYLDYIQSLAYLALEQGWKKPIITDEKVIEIKEGKHPLICAFVKDYVPNDTHITEDELIIVITGPNMAGKSSYIRQVAVLTLMAHMGSFLPCEYARIGTVSSLHARIGSGDMLALGVSTFMNEMLEVASILNSADERSLIILDEVGRGTSTYDGIALSKAILEYIAENIKARTLIATHYLEITKLEERFPCIKNYHMAISKNQDKLLFLYRLTRGKAEGSFGIEVAKMAGLPEKVIRRAEEILSEYQVPFLEKVYIQSVHIEKEHKWQEILQHIESIDIAHTTPLQALMILSELKERVKTLKESLI, encoded by the coding sequence ATGTGGAATACGCCAAGTGATGATGACCTTACGCCTATGCTCTCTCAGTATCACCACTTTAAAAGACTCTATCCAGACTGTCTTCTCCTTTTTCGCCTTGGGGATTTTTACGAGCTTTTTTATGAAGATGCTCACATAGGCTCTAAGGAACTGGGCCTTGTTCTTACATCAAGACCAAGCGGTAAGGGAAGAGAAAGAATTCCCATGTGCGGTGTGCCATACCATTCTTCTTCCACATACATAAACAGACTCGTATCCAAAGGCTACAAGGTAGCCATATGTGAGCAGTTAGAAGATGCAAGTCAGGCAAAGGGTATAGTCAAAAGGGATGTCATCAGAGTTATAACACCGGGTACTTACTTTGAGAAGGAATTATCTGGGCTTGTGTGCGTATACAACAAAGGTAAAAAGTACTTTTGCGCATACCTTAACCCTTCAACGGGAGAGTTTGTTGCAGGTGCTTTTTCAAAGGAGCAGGCCTACGAATTTATGTGTAAGTTTTCTCCAAAAGAAGTTCTTCTCAAAAAGGGCACAGACTTTGAGTTTGAGAAGCTTATAAAAGCTTACAGGACAGAGCTTGACGAGGATTACTTTACGGAAGGTCTTAGGGTACTCTTTAAGGATTTTAACGTATACAACAGTAAGGCTTTGGGGTTTGAATCCCAAGAAGAACTAATCCCGTGCGGAGGTGCCTACCTTTACCTTAAAAACACTCAAAAGAGCTTTACACCCTTTGTGAAAAAGCCAAGACCTTATGCAGATGAAGGGTATGTTAGGATAGACTACAGGGCAAGGCGTGGGCTTGAGCTTCTTGAGAGTTACGAAGGACGCGAAGATATATCTCTCTTTAGCGTCATAAACAGAACTCTCACTGGAATGGGCAAAAGAAGGCTCAAGTTTCACATTCTGCATCCTTTCAGAAGCAAAGAAAGGATCCTTAAGATGCAATCTGCGGTCGAAGAGTTAATAAATAGAAGGGAACTGCTTTTGCAGATAAGGGAAATTTTAGAGGACATGCCGGATTTGGAAAGACTTACATCTAAAATAAGCGGAAATCTTGCAACACCGAAAGATTTTGTCCTTCTAAAAAAAGCCCTTTTCTTATTAGCTGATCTTAGAGAAAAACTCATGAATGTAGGCTTCTCTTCTGAAGTACTAAAAGAGCAGTTGCAAGATATGGAGGATCTCAGAGATATAGCACTGGACATAGACACTACCCTTGTAGATGATCCACCACTGCATCTAAAAGAGGGTGGTTTAATAAAGGACGGTGTGCATCCAGAACTTGATCATCTTAGGGACATACTGAGGAATTCCGAAAAGCTTGTGAAAGAATACGAAGAGAAACTGCGAAAAGAAACCAACATTCAGAGCCTAAAGATAGGCTACAACAGAGTTATGGGCTTCTACATAGAAGTCACTAAACCCAATCTCAAGCATGTGCCTAAGTATTTTAAAAGAAGACAGACTCTTAGTAATTCTGAAAGATTCATCACGGATGAGCTCTCCCTTATGGAAGAAAAAATACTTTCCGCTCAAACAAGGATAAAGGACCTTGAATACGAGATATTCTTAGAGTTAAAGGAAAGGGTGCTCTCAAAGGTAGAAAACATAGCAAAGAGTGCCCAAGCGATAGGATACTTAGACTACATTCAGTCTTTGGCGTACTTAGCCCTTGAGCAGGGGTGGAAAAAGCCCATAATTACTGATGAAAAGGTCATAGAGATAAAGGAAGGGAAACACCCACTTATATGCGCCTTTGTAAAGGATTATGTTCCCAACGATACGCACATAACGGAAGATGAGCTCATCATAGTCATCACAGGTCCTAATATGGCGGGAAAGTCCAGTTATATAAGGCAGGTGGCGGTACTGACCCTAATGGCACATATGGGTTCTTTCTTACCGTGTGAGTATGCACGCATAGGTACAGTTTCTTCTTTGCACGCACGCATAGGTTCTGGAGACATGTTAGCGTTGGGGGTATCCACCTTTATGAATGAGATGCTGGAAGTGGCAAGCATACTTAACTCTGCGGACGAAAGAAGCCTAATAATTCTTGACGAAGTGGGAAGGGGGACTTCCACTTATGACGGCATAGCCCTGAGTAAGGCTATTTTAGAATACATAGCAGAAAACATAAAAGCAAGGACTCTTATTGCCACCCACTACTTGGAGATCACCAAGCTTGAGGAGCGCTTCCCTTGTATAAAAAACTATCACATGGCCATATCCAAAAACCAAGATAAGCTCCTTTTCCTATACAGACTCACGCGAGGAAAAGCAGAAGGAAGCTTTGGGATAGAAGTAGCTAAAATGGCAGGACTTCCCGAAAAGGTCATAAGGCGTGCAGAAGAGATACTCTCAGAGTACCAAGTTCCTTTTCTTGAGAAGGTTTATATACAGAGCGTCCATATAGAAAAAGAACACAAGTGGCAGGAAATCTTACAACACATTGAAAGTATTGACATAGCACACACCACACCTCTGCAAGCTCTTATGATACTTTCCGAACTCAAGGAAAGAGTAAAGACATTAAAGGAAAGTCTCATATAG